In one Geoglobus acetivorans genomic region, the following are encoded:
- a CDS encoding PINc/VapC family ATPase, with the protein MKYVVDTSVVIDGRISRMLENNELKGTIIIPEAVIAELEAQANFGKMTGFQGLEEIRKIRELAENLGHRVLFLGDRPGIEHVRLARGGEIDNLIRKVAEEENATLITGDRIQYLVAVSKGIQAIYLGKERIRPEEARIMRFFTEDTASVHLREGVPAYAKRGRIGQLELVKITDEPLTLEELKAIAHEIIEAASQDEDSSIEIERKGVTVIQLRDLRIAIAERPFSDRMEITAVRPIAKASIDDYGISEELKKRIIERQRGILISGPPGAGKSTFAASVANYLMENGYMVKTMESPRDLMVRDEITQYAPLEGDMSLTADVLLLVRPDYTIYDEVRKTSDFQVFADMRLAGVGMIGVTHATRPIDAIQRMIGRVELGVIPQVVDTVIFIDAGKVEKVYELRFTVKVPFGMTEADLARPVIEVIDFESKRVEFEMYTYGEQVVVMPVEESQQENKLLVYAIESRIAELVSAFEIVPVSDRKAVVRVPEDEVPHLIGRKGKRIRMIEEELGISIDVEPLKAERKNVMETVVDEKGKHYVILAEGLEGKQVDVYAGDKYLFTAEVGRRGVIRVRKDREAGKEIKLALAKGETIRLRY; encoded by the coding sequence ATGAAATACGTGGTTGATACGAGTGTTGTGATAGACGGAAGAATATCGAGGATGCTTGAAAATAACGAGCTTAAAGGCACGATAATTATTCCCGAAGCTGTCATCGCCGAGCTGGAGGCACAGGCAAACTTCGGGAAAATGACAGGCTTTCAGGGCCTCGAGGAGATAAGAAAAATCAGAGAGCTTGCTGAGAACCTCGGCCATCGTGTTCTCTTCCTTGGCGATAGACCGGGTATTGAGCATGTAAGGCTTGCCAGAGGAGGAGAGATAGACAATCTGATAAGAAAGGTTGCTGAAGAAGAAAACGCCACGCTGATAACAGGAGACAGGATTCAGTATCTCGTTGCAGTCTCAAAAGGCATCCAGGCAATCTATCTCGGCAAGGAGAGAATAAGGCCCGAAGAAGCCAGAATTATGAGGTTCTTTACGGAAGACACTGCAAGCGTTCATCTGAGAGAAGGCGTTCCGGCATACGCAAAGAGAGGCAGAATAGGTCAGCTTGAGCTGGTGAAGATTACGGACGAGCCCCTAACTCTCGAAGAGCTAAAAGCAATCGCCCACGAGATAATCGAGGCTGCGTCTCAGGATGAGGATAGCAGCATCGAGATTGAGCGAAAGGGCGTTACAGTCATCCAGCTCAGAGACCTCAGAATAGCGATTGCCGAAAGACCTTTTTCGGACAGGATGGAAATCACTGCCGTCAGGCCAATAGCAAAGGCATCCATTGACGATTACGGCATAAGTGAGGAGCTCAAGAAGAGAATAATCGAGAGACAGAGAGGAATTCTGATTTCAGGTCCCCCAGGTGCAGGAAAATCAACCTTCGCTGCAAGTGTTGCCAACTACCTGATGGAGAACGGGTACATGGTAAAGACCATGGAAAGCCCGAGAGACCTGATGGTAAGGGATGAAATCACCCAGTATGCTCCGCTCGAGGGAGACATGAGTCTCACGGCTGATGTTCTGCTCCTTGTGAGGCCGGACTACACAATATACGATGAAGTTAGAAAAACGTCCGACTTCCAGGTTTTCGCCGACATGCGTCTGGCAGGCGTGGGTATGATCGGCGTCACACATGCCACACGGCCAATAGATGCGATACAGAGAATGATAGGAAGGGTTGAGCTTGGTGTCATTCCTCAGGTGGTAGATACTGTGATTTTCATCGATGCTGGAAAGGTTGAGAAGGTTTACGAACTCAGGTTCACGGTTAAGGTGCCGTTCGGAATGACTGAGGCAGACCTTGCAAGACCGGTTATAGAGGTCATAGATTTTGAGTCAAAAAGAGTTGAATTCGAGATGTACACCTACGGAGAACAGGTAGTCGTGATGCCGGTCGAGGAAAGTCAGCAGGAAAACAAACTCTTGGTTTATGCAATCGAGAGCAGGATTGCAGAGCTGGTCTCGGCTTTCGAAATTGTTCCGGTGAGCGACAGAAAGGCGGTTGTCAGGGTGCCTGAGGACGAGGTTCCACACCTCATAGGCAGAAAGGGAAAGAGAATCAGAATGATTGAGGAAGAACTCGGAATCAGCATCGACGTCGAGCCACTCAAAGCAGAAAGGAAAAATGTGATGGAAACCGTGGTTGACGAAAAGGGGAAGCACTACGTCATTCTTGCAGAGGGGCTTGAAGGAAAGCAGGTGGACGTTTACGCAGGGGACAAATACCTCTTCACGGCAGAGGTTGGGAGGCGTGGAGTCATAAGGGTCAGAAAGGATAGAGAGGCAGGAAAGGAGATTAAGCTCGCCCTTGCAAAAGGAGAAACAATAAGGTTGAGATACTGA
- a CDS encoding presenilin family intramembrane aspartyl protease PSH — protein sequence MKDRLGISVFFLLTALLALYIAPYYSSAGMQAFEDTSDVANSVYYILMILGFTAIVILLIKLRKDLLKPLFYLLILITYFYAFMPFIGVLSAIPSIILLYLLAKTRHWMVVNISALLIASAVTAIFGISLEPFPVIVLLTLLAAYDYIAVHKTKHMLTLADSVSEMKIPVVFIIPGKNRDAIMGVGDAVMPNILAVSAITFNSSPIQALLTVIFGYAGLLILLKMVETRKEAQPGLPILNASAILGFLLGFLFCH from the coding sequence ATGAAGGACAGACTCGGCATTTCGGTTTTCTTTTTGCTCACAGCGCTCCTGGCATTGTACATTGCACCGTACTACTCCTCCGCAGGAATGCAGGCTTTCGAGGACACATCCGACGTTGCAAATTCAGTTTACTACATCCTCATGATACTCGGCTTTACCGCCATAGTCATCCTGCTAATAAAGCTCAGAAAAGACCTGTTAAAACCGCTGTTTTATCTGCTCATCCTGATAACATATTTCTACGCATTCATGCCGTTCATCGGAGTTCTCTCAGCAATACCCTCGATCATTCTCCTGTATCTGCTGGCAAAAACCAGGCACTGGATGGTCGTGAATATCTCCGCACTTCTCATAGCCTCGGCAGTCACGGCGATATTCGGCATAAGCCTCGAACCGTTCCCTGTGATCGTCCTCCTCACATTGCTCGCAGCATACGATTACATCGCAGTCCACAAAACCAAGCACATGCTAACCCTCGCCGACAGCGTTTCTGAGATGAAGATTCCGGTTGTTTTCATCATCCCCGGAAAAAACAGAGATGCGATAATGGGTGTTGGCGATGCAGTCATGCCAAACATTCTTGCCGTCTCAGCGATAACATTCAATTCCTCCCCTATCCAGGCACTGCTCACAGTGATATTCGGCTATGCAGGACTTTTGATACTGCTGAAAATGGTTGAGACAAGAAAAGAGGCTCAGCCAGGACTTCCCATACTGAACGCATCAGCCATTCTCGGATTTCTTCTTGGATTTCTCTTCTGCCATTGA
- a CDS encoding GTPase has product MSFNPRRLPTVLTADELIDKAFRRASKVSGRNSREKALNKLSTISNVLDNYFERIISSHPSYDNLDDFYREMVDVVVGIRRLKKSLAALSWANTMTQKVISKGIRRIKGGNDPDRVLKEVYGRIASIIEQVDDALRFLNDAKNRMREIPTLSGDFTAVFAGYPNVGKSSIISAISTVKPEIASYPFTTKKINVGFIDADGLRIQVIDTPGLLDRPMDRRNRIERRAILALRYLADVVIFVIDPTESCGYEIDKQMNLLYEIRDQFDVPVIEIYSKADLHEKRDRLAISTVSGEGVDELLGLVISMAEEKSKKKSENG; this is encoded by the coding sequence ATGAGTTTCAACCCGAGAAGGCTACCAACTGTGCTCACTGCCGATGAGCTGATAGATAAAGCGTTCAGGAGAGCGTCAAAGGTTAGTGGCAGAAATAGCAGGGAAAAGGCATTGAACAAGCTTTCAACGATTTCAAACGTTCTCGATAATTATTTTGAAAGAATAATCAGCTCTCACCCGTCTTATGACAATCTGGATGACTTTTACAGGGAAATGGTTGATGTGGTGGTTGGAATACGGAGACTGAAAAAGAGTCTTGCCGCCCTGAGCTGGGCAAACACAATGACTCAGAAGGTAATATCTAAAGGGATAAGAAGAATAAAGGGTGGCAACGATCCCGACAGGGTTCTTAAGGAGGTTTACGGGAGAATAGCTTCAATAATCGAACAGGTTGATGATGCTCTCAGATTTTTGAACGATGCCAAGAACAGAATGAGGGAAATCCCCACACTGAGCGGTGACTTCACCGCAGTTTTTGCAGGCTATCCGAACGTCGGTAAATCCAGCATAATTTCTGCCATATCAACGGTTAAGCCGGAAATAGCAAGCTATCCATTCACCACAAAGAAAATCAACGTTGGTTTTATTGATGCGGATGGCCTCAGAATTCAGGTAATAGACACGCCGGGTTTGCTTGACAGGCCGATGGATAGGAGGAACAGGATTGAGAGAAGGGCGATCCTTGCCCTCAGATACCTGGCCGATGTGGTAATTTTCGTCATCGATCCTACAGAATCATGCGGGTATGAGATTGATAAGCAGATGAACCTGCTCTATGAGATAAGGGATCAGTTTGATGTCCCAGTTATTGAAATTTACAGCAAGGCGGATCTGCATGAGAAAAGGGATCGGCTTGCCATATCGACCGTGTCGGGAGAGGGAGTTGATGAACTCCTTGGTTTGGTAATCTCAATGGCAGAAGAGAAATCCAAGAAGAAATCCGAGAATGGCTGA
- a CDS encoding CBS domain-containing protein, with amino-acid sequence MDLELTQIQKDILYALVTIYKNKGGGSVKGEEIAELINRNPGTVRNQMQALRSLGLVEGVPGPKGGYRPTSKAYELLSITKYDEAVKVPVLINGEIQEDLSAEEIIFPTLSHPKVCQARIRILGNIRKISPNDRIVVGPTPVNELLVYGKVVGRDDTENMVVIDIEKIVALPKDKVGEHMSTPIITVNAEEVVRNAAKMLAERGIYCMPVVKEGEFVGIFTLDHVAKAVAENKVDGEVREVMRPKIVSVEKDISVGEALRIMNDEDVRILVVKDAGKAVGVITDQKILRLIAPEHMGSHQ; translated from the coding sequence ATGGACCTTGAGCTTACGCAGATACAGAAGGACATACTGTACGCCCTTGTGACCATCTACAAGAACAAGGGAGGCGGTAGCGTAAAGGGTGAAGAGATAGCAGAGCTGATAAACAGAAATCCGGGAACCGTCAGGAACCAGATGCAGGCTCTCAGGTCACTGGGTCTTGTCGAGGGAGTTCCAGGGCCAAAAGGAGGGTATAGGCCCACATCCAAGGCATACGAGCTGCTATCGATAACAAAATACGACGAGGCCGTTAAAGTCCCCGTCTTAATTAACGGGGAGATACAGGAAGATCTCTCCGCTGAGGAAATCATATTTCCAACACTGAGCCATCCCAAGGTCTGCCAGGCAAGAATAAGAATACTCGGAAACATCAGGAAGATCTCTCCAAACGACAGAATTGTTGTGGGTCCAACGCCAGTAAACGAACTGCTTGTTTACGGAAAGGTTGTTGGAAGAGATGACACTGAAAACATGGTCGTGATAGATATCGAGAAAATCGTCGCCCTGCCAAAGGACAAGGTGGGCGAGCACATGTCAACGCCAATCATAACAGTCAATGCTGAAGAGGTTGTCAGAAACGCTGCAAAGATGCTCGCAGAAAGAGGAATTTACTGCATGCCGGTGGTGAAGGAAGGAGAGTTCGTGGGCATTTTCACCCTCGACCACGTTGCGAAGGCAGTTGCAGAGAACAAAGTCGATGGAGAAGTCAGAGAGGTCATGAGACCAAAGATTGTTTCGGTCGAGAAGGACATCTCCGTTGGTGAGGCTCTGAGAATCATGAACGACGAGGATGTAAGAATACTCGTCGTAAAGGATGCTGGAAAGGCCGTTGGAGTCATAACCGACCAGAAGATTCTGAGACTGATTGCACCCGAACACATGGGTTCACATCAGTAG
- a CDS encoding AI-2E family transporter codes for MERNRLILIFSLIILVFAFIYLLSPILDGILMGVALAYAVRPLHTRLSRRVGEGVSAFLSTMIISLPLLLFFAYGVFQGVTELIVVMKNLETYVAILNSYLNSLDPDISRTVRPALNQFVAVFNTKIGDLAFSVTTKFIFFVMNFLISTIVCFYVIIDGKTVTRKIIDRVFPEKEVGDFFEEFDSVLMNLWFGNFLFALLMGIVSIPYFMAFGIPYVPLLSGLMFLAALIPVFAEWMVILPLTLYLVFMDWVKAAWFLAIGSVFLYIIPELILRPYFVGYTSKIHPLVLMLSFLGGGLAAGVTGFFISPMLAAFLTAVYNHYTKQSGNSAAN; via the coding sequence ATGGAAAGAAATAGGCTCATACTGATTTTTTCACTCATCATACTGGTGTTTGCATTTATATATCTCCTTTCGCCAATTCTCGATGGGATACTGATGGGTGTGGCACTTGCCTACGCGGTCAGGCCCCTTCACACCAGACTGAGCAGGAGGGTGGGGGAAGGAGTTTCAGCGTTTCTTTCCACGATGATAATTTCTCTGCCCCTTCTGCTCTTTTTTGCTTACGGAGTCTTTCAGGGTGTGACTGAGCTTATAGTGGTCATGAAGAACCTGGAGACGTATGTGGCTATCCTGAACTCCTATCTGAACAGCCTCGATCCCGATATATCCAGGACCGTGCGCCCCGCACTCAACCAGTTTGTTGCAGTATTCAACACTAAGATAGGTGATCTGGCGTTCAGCGTAACCACCAAATTCATTTTCTTCGTCATGAACTTTCTGATCTCCACCATTGTGTGTTTTTATGTCATAATCGACGGAAAGACTGTTACGAGGAAAATTATAGACCGGGTTTTTCCGGAAAAGGAGGTTGGTGATTTCTTCGAAGAATTTGACAGCGTGTTGATGAACCTCTGGTTCGGGAACTTCCTCTTCGCTCTGCTGATGGGGATTGTGAGCATACCGTACTTCATGGCATTTGGAATTCCTTACGTGCCCCTTCTCAGCGGTCTGATGTTTCTTGCCGCTTTGATTCCCGTATTTGCAGAGTGGATGGTAATTCTGCCACTCACACTTTATCTTGTGTTCATGGACTGGGTTAAAGCAGCATGGTTCCTCGCCATAGGCAGTGTATTTCTTTACATCATTCCTGAGCTCATATTGAGGCCCTACTTTGTTGGATACACTTCAAAAATACACCCTCTCGTTTTAATGCTCTCGTTTCTTGGCGGAGGTCTCGCGGCGGGTGTAACCGGCTTTTTCATTTCACCCATGCTTGCAGCATTCCTCACGGCCGTTTACAACCACTACACAAAACAGAGCGGAAACTCGGCAGCAAATTGA
- a CDS encoding RNA methyltransferase, whose amino-acid sequence MIDVVLVELKIPENIGFIARAMKNFGFRNLVLYNCHVTRESYITASHARDILDNATVIDSLEEYLAGKSLVVATTGIRSRNIGSYIRKAVTPGELKKIITGNSAILFGREDFGLLDEEIRLCNAVVSIPTSEEYPVMNVSHAAAVILYELSGIEAGQEFEPATQKDVDILVGYFRELMNEVWYPKHRIDKSTVVLKRAFGRAGMSKYELNHISGIIRKTVLYIKHLKFRHGKK is encoded by the coding sequence ATGATTGATGTTGTTCTTGTCGAGCTTAAAATTCCTGAAAACATTGGCTTCATAGCCAGAGCTATGAAAAATTTTGGATTCAGAAATCTGGTCCTCTACAACTGCCACGTAACGAGAGAGAGTTACATCACCGCCTCCCACGCCAGGGACATACTGGACAACGCCACCGTTATTGACAGCCTTGAAGAGTACCTCGCAGGGAAGAGTCTTGTGGTGGCGACAACAGGTATAAGGAGCAGGAACATCGGGAGCTATATTAGGAAAGCGGTAACACCGGGAGAGCTGAAGAAAATCATAACCGGAAACTCGGCAATTCTCTTCGGCAGGGAAGACTTCGGGCTTCTGGATGAGGAGATTCGGCTCTGCAATGCTGTGGTCAGCATACCCACAAGTGAGGAATACCCGGTCATGAATGTCAGCCATGCTGCTGCCGTCATCCTGTATGAGCTGTCCGGAATCGAGGCCGGTCAGGAGTTTGAGCCAGCCACCCAGAAGGACGTGGATATCCTCGTTGGCTACTTCAGGGAACTGATGAATGAGGTTTGGTATCCAAAGCACAGGATTGATAAGTCCACTGTTGTTCTGAAGAGGGCATTTGGCAGGGCGGGAATGAGCAAGTACGAGTTGAACCACATTTCGGGTATCATAAGGAAAACAGTATTATACATAAAACACCTTAAATTCCGGCATGGAAAGAAATAG
- a CDS encoding MBL fold metallo-hydrolase, translating to MIERILTPPLGANAYLIEDEKIALVDPGGDSAFIIDAVSSKIDIKSLDYIILTHTHFDHASATADLKKVSGAEVLIHEKEYEFVKTNNFSASFFGVDFPPFEADRLLKDGELINLGKLKLEVLHTPGHTPGSICLYDELERIIFTGDTAFPNGGFGRVDFPGGSAYDLVNSLKRLSELDVEVMYPGHDEPVDGAGEHLKLAFKLARMFL from the coding sequence ATGATTGAGAGAATTTTAACTCCCCCTCTTGGGGCCAATGCCTATCTTATTGAGGATGAAAAGATTGCTTTAGTCGATCCCGGAGGGGACTCCGCTTTTATAATAGATGCTGTCTCCAGCAAAATTGATATTAAAAGTCTGGATTACATCATTCTCACCCACACTCATTTTGATCACGCCTCTGCTACCGCTGATTTAAAGAAAGTAAGCGGGGCAGAGGTTTTGATTCATGAAAAGGAATACGAATTTGTGAAGACGAACAATTTCAGCGCCTCGTTTTTCGGAGTGGATTTTCCACCCTTTGAAGCTGACAGGCTTTTGAAGGATGGGGAGCTGATAAACCTCGGAAAATTGAAGCTGGAAGTCCTGCACACCCCCGGACACACACCCGGGAGTATCTGTCTGTATGACGAGCTGGAGAGAATAATCTTCACAGGAGACACTGCATTTCCTAATGGGGGTTTTGGAAGGGTGGATTTTCCCGGAGGGAGTGCCTACGACCTGGTAAACTCTCTTAAAAGGCTCTCAGAGCTTGACGTTGAGGTTATGTATCCCGGACACGATGAGCCAGTGGATGGTGCGGGTGAGCATCTGAAGCTTGCGTTTAAGCTTGCAAGAATGTTTCTATGA
- a CDS encoding elongation factor 1-beta codes for MGRVFMKLRVMPKGVEVDLEQLKEKVSQAKPDEVEITDFGIQPIAFGLKALIVVVVMPDTEGIGDRLIESIQGIDDVESVEIEVQELV; via the coding sequence ATGGGTAGGGTGTTCATGAAACTCAGGGTAATGCCCAAGGGTGTTGAAGTGGATCTGGAGCAGCTCAAGGAGAAGGTCTCGCAGGCGAAGCCGGATGAAGTTGAGATAACCGACTTTGGAATACAGCCAATCGCATTCGGTCTCAAGGCTCTGATAGTTGTTGTTGTGATGCCTGACACCGAGGGGATTGGAGACAGGCTGATTGAGAGCATTCAGGGCATTGACGACGTTGAGAGTGTTGAGATTGAAGTGCAGGAGCTTGTATGA
- a CDS encoding zinc finger domain-containing protein, which yields MEIYKCVTCNANLVGTNYVAFPCPSCGEMVYRCKKCRRLANSYVCENCGFEGP from the coding sequence ATGGAAATATACAAGTGTGTAACCTGCAATGCAAATCTTGTAGGAACGAACTATGTCGCGTTTCCATGTCCATCATGCGGTGAAATGGTTTACAGATGTAAAAAATGCAGGAGGCTTGCGAACTCGTATGTGTGTGAAAACTGCGGTTTTGAGGGACCATGA
- a CDS encoding amino acid kinase family protein, producing the protein MIVVKLGGSVSENAGRIIWELKNSGEDILIVPGGWIFADMVRKLETDDESAHWMAIAGMNVYGYYLSRYAEIIEPENFDFDVRGVRILLPYVLLRKHDVLPHSWDVTSDSIAVWVAEKTGAEDILKITDVDGIYVDGTLVERIAASELSRETCVDSYAPKLLREYGRDMFICNGLVEGRVKDYIMKGEAKGTRIIGR; encoded by the coding sequence ATGATAGTGGTTAAACTTGGAGGCAGTGTTTCGGAGAATGCAGGAAGGATTATCTGGGAGCTGAAAAACTCCGGGGAGGACATCCTCATCGTTCCTGGAGGGTGGATTTTTGCGGACATGGTGAGAAAGCTTGAGACCGATGATGAAAGTGCCCACTGGATGGCAATTGCCGGGATGAACGTTTACGGGTACTATCTTTCACGGTATGCCGAAATTATCGAGCCTGAAAACTTTGATTTCGATGTCAGGGGCGTCAGGATCCTTCTGCCCTATGTCCTGCTGAGGAAACATGATGTTCTGCCACACAGCTGGGACGTAACATCTGACAGCATAGCCGTGTGGGTGGCGGAAAAAACCGGGGCCGAGGACATCCTGAAGATTACTGATGTGGATGGAATTTACGTGGACGGAACGCTTGTGGAACGCATAGCGGCCAGCGAGCTGAGTCGTGAGACCTGTGTTGATAGCTACGCTCCAAAGCTTCTGAGGGAATACGGGAGAGACATGTTTATATGCAACGGCCTCGTGGAGGGAAGGGTAAAAGATTATATAATGAAAGGGGAAGCTAAAGGCACCAGAATAATCGGGAGGTGA
- a CDS encoding hydantoinase/oxoprolinase family protein, with the protein MRTSYNGMDIGGANIKVYDGSSRIYYFPMWQKWQELGDFLKGLNLRGRVGVVLTGELADSFSSKAEGVVYITNAVKNAFEDVVFIDLDGNLKRKIDNPENFAANNWVASVRYLSGEFDDFIFADMGSTTTDLIPVRDGRILAGKTDFERLNREELLYFGMLRTPSSFLIKRNCSSEFFSITADAMLVLGLIDGTAYSCETPDGRGKSSAECMQRLARQVCADLHEVGEDYVMELAGEIKDEMVSRVAEVFEQKRNLYRIETVVGCGIGEVLLKEAAELAEMEYVSLREKYGEVSDIFPAFAMARLVELNDSG; encoded by the coding sequence TTGAGGACTTCATATAATGGAATGGATATAGGAGGAGCCAACATTAAGGTTTATGACGGCAGTAGCAGGATCTACTACTTCCCGATGTGGCAGAAGTGGCAGGAACTCGGAGATTTTTTGAAAGGGTTGAATCTTAGGGGTAGAGTGGGAGTGGTCTTGACAGGTGAGCTTGCAGACTCGTTTTCAAGCAAGGCTGAAGGTGTTGTTTACATCACAAATGCTGTTAAGAATGCCTTTGAGGATGTCGTGTTTATTGACCTCGATGGAAACCTTAAAAGAAAAATCGACAATCCTGAAAATTTTGCTGCCAACAACTGGGTGGCAAGTGTGAGGTACCTCTCAGGAGAGTTTGACGATTTCATTTTTGCCGATATGGGGTCCACAACAACCGATCTGATTCCTGTAAGGGATGGAAGAATTCTTGCCGGTAAAACAGACTTTGAGAGGCTCAACAGAGAAGAGCTTCTTTATTTTGGGATGCTGAGGACGCCCTCATCTTTTCTGATAAAGAGAAACTGTTCATCGGAGTTTTTCTCGATAACCGCCGATGCGATGCTTGTTCTCGGGCTTATTGACGGGACTGCTTACTCGTGCGAAACACCGGATGGGCGGGGCAAAAGCTCCGCAGAATGCATGCAGAGGCTTGCAAGACAGGTATGTGCGGATCTGCATGAGGTTGGGGAAGATTACGTTATGGAGCTTGCGGGAGAAATTAAAGATGAAATGGTTTCAAGGGTTGCAGAGGTGTTTGAGCAGAAGAGAAACCTCTACAGGATCGAAACAGTCGTAGGCTGCGGAATCGGTGAAGTATTGCTTAAGGAGGCAGCAGAACTGGCAGAAATGGAGTACGTGTCGCTTCGGGAGAAGTACGGTGAAGTGTCTGACATTTTCCCTGCCTTTGCGATGGCCAGGCTGGTGGAGCTGAATGATAGTGGTTAA
- a CDS encoding MBL fold metallo-hydrolase — MKLTILGTGDSPGTPVVGCHCKTCENARKNGWERLRFSVLIQNEGKNVLIDTSPDMRRQLLKASVDSVDAVIWTHAHYDHFAGFGDFYRVQSGVNVYSSGEVLEDVGRFMFFMKYREKQVEPYRSFNLFGMEIELVDVTHPPLRRAHGIVIRYGGSKIVITGDTNSNIPKESLERMRNPDLLLIDAIAPEGYRLRKHMNAGEAKAMAKKLNARKTLFVHVGHFYPVTNSYPLARDFETFEFRGVSLEDFI, encoded by the coding sequence ATGAAGCTGACGATACTTGGAACTGGAGACTCGCCGGGAACACCTGTCGTGGGCTGTCACTGCAAAACGTGCGAGAATGCGAGAAAGAATGGCTGGGAGAGGTTGAGGTTTTCTGTTTTAATTCAGAATGAAGGAAAAAATGTTCTGATAGATACCTCTCCGGACATGAGGAGGCAGCTTTTGAAGGCCAGTGTGGATTCCGTGGATGCGGTTATATGGACCCATGCCCATTACGATCACTTTGCCGGATTTGGAGATTTTTACAGGGTTCAGAGCGGTGTAAACGTTTACAGCAGTGGAGAGGTTCTTGAAGATGTTGGGAGGTTCATGTTTTTCATGAAATACCGGGAAAAGCAGGTTGAGCCTTACAGGAGCTTTAATCTGTTTGGCATGGAGATTGAGCTTGTGGATGTAACCCATCCGCCTTTGAGAAGGGCTCACGGTATTGTGATAAGATATGGAGGCAGCAAGATCGTAATCACCGGAGATACCAACTCAAACATACCCAAGGAAAGCCTGGAAAGGATGAGAAATCCAGACCTTCTTCTCATCGATGCCATCGCCCCCGAAGGATACAGACTCAGGAAGCACATGAATGCAGGGGAAGCTAAGGCCATGGCGAAAAAGCTCAACGCCAGAAAAACCCTGTTTGTGCATGTGGGACATTTTTATCCCGTAACCAACAGCTACCCTCTTGCAAGGGATTTTGAAACATTTGAGTTCAGAGGTGTGAGCCTTGAGGACTTCATATAA